The following proteins are co-located in the Silene latifolia isolate original U9 population chromosome 1, ASM4854445v1, whole genome shotgun sequence genome:
- the LOC141594646 gene encoding phosphatidylglycerol/phosphatidylinositol transfer protein-like: MSTFIIPLLLFTLLTRLSHATNVHYCDKNIDYEVKVYAIEVTPNPIAKGHPATLSISASTGKTISGGKVKIDVAYYGWHVYSENHDLCTETSCPVPTGHFVIAHSEILPAFIIPGTYYVKMNIMDANNKQMSCVGFDITIGFGASVAAS; this comes from the exons ATGAGCACGTTCATAATACCGCTTTTATTGTTTACCCTTCTTACTCGTCTAAGTCATGCCACTAACGTTCACTATTGCG ATAAGAACATTGATTATGAAGTGAAGGTATATGCAATTGAAGTAACACCAAATCCAATTGCCAAAGGCCATCCTGCCACTCTAAGCATTTCTGCATCTACTG GAAAAACTATCTCAGGTGGGAAGGTGAAGATAGATGTCGCGTATTATGGATGGCATGTGTATAGTGAGAACCATGATTTGTGCACAGAGACCTCTTGCCCTGTTCCGACTGGTCATTTCGTCATCGCTCATTCTGAAATTTTGCCAGCTTTTATTATCCCG GGTACCTATTATGTTAAGATGAATATCATGGATGCAAACAATAAGCAAATGTCTTGTGTTGGATTCGACATTACAATTGGGTTCGGGGCATCTGTAGCGGCTAGTTAA